GTGTACATCCGGCCCCAAAGTCTTTGTTAACTTCAGAACAAAGATTTCTGTTTAGTATTAGCTTTAATCACTGTGAGATTTCTGTAAGCATGATTTTGGAGATTGAATGGGAATCCTAAGATTGCacgagattttttttttccccaaaactTTTTGTGAACGAGTAAATTATGCTAGCAAAGTGACACGTCATTTAATCTTTAGGTGTAAAATGTCTGAACCAATGGCTCAAATGATATGTACTTAATCAATTTCGACATGTATGATGGTGCGAATATAAGTCCAATCCAATTTTTGGAATTTGCCTAGGAGTAGGACTTATAATCCAAAATTTGTTCTTCCACTACAGCCACTCGAGTCAAAATAATCGGCCAGGCCCTACAGATATTGTTTCCAATGTGTGGCTTTGATTCATTTACTGAGGAAGCATTGGCCACCGACACAAACTGAAATTTCAAGGATCATCAGAACAGAAGCAGAATTCTGCTGATCCTTTTCGACTTAATCAAGTAGGCATATATATAGCCAATTGTAGCAGCAACAACAAATTCTGCTTTCTTGATTTGGCCCTTTCTCCAATTTTCGAGAAGCATGTAATGGCGTTTATTCTGGATCTTAcattttcctctcttcttcccGTGGCTTTGCTACTTCTAACCCTTTTTATATGGTTCTATGCTTCTTCTAAACCCCAACAAAGGCTACCACCTTCTCCATCAAAGTTTCCAGTTGTTGGAAATCTTTTCCAACTCGGGTTATATCCTCACCGCAAACTTCAATCATTATCAAGAAAATATGGTTCCCTCATGCTGGTTCATTTTGGTAGCAAGCCCGTGGTTGTTGCCTCTTCAGCTGATGCAGCTTGTGAAATCATGAGAACCCATGATTTAGTCTTTGCTAACAGGCCTAAAACAAGCATGAATGATAGGCTTCTATATGGCAGCAAGGATATCGCATTCTCACCTTACGGTGAGTATTGGAGGCAAGTGAGAAGTATTTGTGTGCTTCAGCTTCTAAGTCATAAGAGGGTTCAATCATTTCGATATGTAAGAGAGGAAGAGACTTCACTTATGGttgaaaaaattagaaatttttcaGCTTCTTCGCCACCTTTATCAGCCATAAACTTGAGTGATCTTCTTATGACACTCACAAATGATGTGATTTGTAGGGTGGCCTTGGGGAGGAAGTACAGTGATAGGGAAGATGGAAGCAAAAGTATGCAAATCATGAAGGAATTTATTGAGTTGTTAGGTACTATTGATATAGGAGATTTTGTTCCATGGCTTGGATGGTTGAGACATCTTAATGATTTGGATGATAAAGTGGACAAAGTTGTTAAGCAACTTGATGAATTTCTGGAGGGTGTCATTAAGGAGCACAAAGATATGAAAAATGGAAAGGCTAACACTGATGATAGTATAGAGGGAAAAGGCTCAGATTTGGTGGATATCTTGCTTGAAATTCAGGGGGAAAAGTCGACAGGCTTTATACTCGAACTTGACAGTCTCAAAGCAATCATTTTGGTAAGAAATCTTGTTTATAGGTACTCCAACCATAAACTCATTAGGCTATCCTACCGTACTCGCTTAATGCCATCTCtcttttcttgaaaatcttTTTGTGTATAGCTGATCTAAACTTGGAATACCTTCATTTTATTATTCAATTTGCATTAAattttaaagatttttctaatgGTTGTCCAGTGAGTATTGATTTAATACATTTAAATTACAAATAATTTATCATGTGAATTTACACAATCACAATTATTGCATATTTTTGCATTTAgacactttttcaaattaactACACTTTTTAAAAAGAACTAATACTTGAACCCCCTCTTAATGAGCACCAATTATTCAAACTAGTTTTTGGACAAAATACAATTTGCCCCTATCTGGTATAGTTATTTTTCACATAACTCCCTATAGttttaaaagttatatataactCTTTTcataattttgattaaattttcAAAGTGAAAGAAATTACCATTCATAACGGAACCtatgaaaatatcaaaattagcctcatttaaaaactaaaatggttgaaatgatcaaaatatagAAACATAATATGCAGGATACTTTAACCCCAtataattttatgttttattatATAACCCCATTATACTTTAGTGCTTTaatatataacccccttatggatTTCAAAATATATGCATAACCCTTatgtggttaataaataatttttaactttacattggagtattttttatattttagttgaTTCCGTTATGGATTACAaattccgtcactttgacattttagtccaaatcatgaggggggttatgtatagttttcGAAATTATAGGGGAGTTATATAAAAAAGTACTAAATCACAGGGAGTTAAAGTGTAATTTGTGtctaattttttaaatgaataaagGTTAGTTTGGATGGCGATGGTTTTCACAAATTTAATCTTGAAAATACGTTCTCCAATTATTTTCTATCTCACACATACATGTTAGAAGCCAGTACAATAACAATAATGTGTAGTTGAACACACTTTTGAAAATAAGTGTAAATTTATTGCCAAGCAGATGGGTCTGCTAAAGAATTTTCAATGAATTACTTTCCTCTCTACTGGTTTGCATGTTGGACGGTTTTTCATAGTAATTCATTCCACGGATAAGTACATTTGGATAAAGGATCATAGGCATTAACAAGTATAGCTTTTCCTACAGAAATTTCAACCATGAAGGTTTTTAGCTTGTT
Above is a genomic segment from Coffea eugenioides isolate CCC68of unplaced genomic scaffold, Ceug_1.0 ScVebR1_2418;HRSCAF=3442, whole genome shotgun sequence containing:
- the LOC113756610 gene encoding cytochrome P450 71A3-like, producing MAFILDLTFSSLLPVALLLLTLFIWFYASSKPQQRLPPSPSKFPVVGNLFQLGLYPHRKLQSLSRKYGSLMLVHFGSKPVVVASSADAACEIMRTHDLVFANRPKTSMNDRLLYGSKDIAFSPYGEYWRQVRSICVLQLLSHKRVQSFRYVREEETSLMVEKIRNFSASSPPLSAINLSDLLMTLTNDVICRVALGRKYSDREDGSKSMQIMKEFIELLGTIDIGDFVPWLGWLRHLNDLDDKVDKVVKQLDEFLEGVIKEHKDMKNGKANTDDSIEGKGSDLVDILLEIQGEKSTGFILELDSLKAIILDMFAAGTDTTHTVMEWAMTELLRHPKILEKLQTEVRQVAQGKPEITEDDLDKMDYLKAVIKETLRLHTPIPLLVPRESTQHVKLMGYDIPAGTRVMVNAWAIARDPSLWNQPEEFQPERFLNSTIDFRGFNFELIPFGAGRRGCPGTTFAVAVNELALAKLVHKFDFALPDGVEPKDLDMSESTGLTIHRKNPLFAVAIPHSG